In Plantibacter sp. PA-3-X8, one DNA window encodes the following:
- a CDS encoding ABC transporter permease, producing MSNQHPNASAADTRRRQYREYVIRRVAQALLVIALVYTLVFFTLFVLPGDPIENKLTSPLNPLPPSAGEALRAYYHFDLSPIEQFTLTVGRLLHGDLGYSLVSGRAVSDLVAQGFSDTIVLAGVAFVMTIVLSLAIALTAVYAPVRAIRSIAASAPIASISAPSFLIGFVLLAIFSFQLGWVSSVRDQGFVSYVLPALTLALAVNGPLTQVLIQGLRKAADEPFVTVLRAKGTSEVRIALGHVLKNGAIPSITMLALVVGELLAGAVVVEAVFTRTGLGFITFESVRDQDTPVILAVVILISSIYVGINLVTDLVYPVLDPRIVRPGHGRSRRSRLARPAVATAAATGTAVPGGIPTNASVDA from the coding sequence ATGTCCAACCAGCATCCGAACGCCAGCGCGGCGGACACGCGACGCCGGCAGTACCGCGAGTACGTGATCAGGCGCGTCGCCCAGGCGCTCCTCGTGATCGCCCTCGTCTACACGCTCGTCTTCTTCACCCTCTTCGTCCTGCCCGGCGACCCCATCGAGAACAAGCTGACGAGCCCGCTCAACCCACTACCCCCGTCCGCCGGCGAGGCGCTGCGGGCGTACTACCACTTCGACCTGTCGCCGATCGAACAGTTCACGCTGACGGTCGGTCGGCTGCTCCACGGGGACCTCGGCTACTCGCTCGTGAGCGGTCGTGCCGTGTCGGACCTCGTCGCGCAGGGCTTCTCGGACACGATCGTGCTCGCGGGCGTGGCGTTCGTCATGACGATCGTGCTGTCGCTCGCGATCGCGCTCACCGCCGTGTACGCCCCCGTCAGGGCGATCAGGAGCATCGCGGCATCGGCGCCCATCGCCTCCATCTCCGCGCCGAGCTTCCTCATCGGCTTCGTGCTCCTCGCGATCTTCTCCTTCCAGCTCGGCTGGGTGTCGTCGGTCCGCGATCAGGGCTTCGTGTCCTACGTGCTCCCGGCGCTGACCCTGGCGCTCGCCGTCAACGGTCCGTTGACGCAGGTGTTGATCCAGGGACTCCGGAAGGCTGCGGACGAACCCTTCGTCACCGTGCTCCGCGCGAAGGGGACGAGCGAGGTCCGGATCGCCCTCGGCCACGTCTTGAAGAACGGTGCGATCCCGTCGATCACGATGCTCGCCCTCGTCGTCGGAGAGTTGCTGGCCGGTGCCGTCGTCGTGGAGGCCGTGTTCACCCGCACCGGCCTCGGATTCATCACCTTCGAGAGCGTGCGCGATCAGGACACCCCGGTGATCCTGGCCGTCGTCATCCTCATCTCCTCCATCTACGTCGGCATCAACCTCGTGACCGACCTCGTCTACCCCGTCCTCGACCCGCGCATCGTCCGGCCCGGGCATGGGAGGTCACGACGCTCCCGCCTCGCCAGGCCTGCTGTCGCGACAGCGGCGGCGACGGGGACGGCGGTACCCGGCGGTATCCCGACGAACGCGAGCGTGGACGCATGA
- a CDS encoding ABC transporter substrate-binding protein — MTRTTRRRARLAAAALVAVSIALTGCSAASASSDADGGSLTYLDAEIPTSAQVQEAGTWQTRALQQNITDRLLYRNAETGELEPWIADSWTVSPDGLTYTFVIRDGVTYSDGTAVDATSVAKNLNWQSTGDEAKGTTPNAQFPPGLVATPDDATSTVTVVLAAPYAPFLNVLTGWGSGLVADATIDASKEEQSKFVNLIGSGPFVVASETYGKEIVLDRREGYAWAPPSSPNQGEAHLASVTVIPVQEDSVRLGTLKSGEADVIRYVQPSEEQGLVDAGYDIVSKTGVGLSNQWFLRSQAPFLDDVDVRKALLHAIDREQIIETQYTDSWTPATSVLSPGTFGYVDESAKFAYDPDAANRLLDGAGWTERDADGYRTKGGERLTVKTYIDVYDNTAKSLFQQIQNQFKDVGIELSLNELDYSTYWATAFADPEVGALRVGWPHPDPSKGLSEYYSKDGSDLLGLAGSDTTLQSLLDAQNAATDDDTRAAILGQIQDHLIDQAYVVPILNDSQVFVTQHRVKGFSLTDGALPEFYNTSIED; from the coding sequence ATGACCCGAACCACCAGACGGCGAGCACGACTCGCCGCCGCAGCCCTCGTCGCCGTGAGCATCGCGCTGACCGGCTGCTCGGCGGCGTCGGCCTCGTCAGACGCGGACGGTGGCAGCCTCACCTACCTCGACGCGGAGATCCCCACCTCGGCGCAGGTGCAGGAGGCTGGCACGTGGCAGACCCGTGCGCTCCAGCAGAACATCACCGACCGCCTGCTCTACCGGAACGCGGAGACGGGCGAACTCGAACCGTGGATCGCCGACTCCTGGACCGTCAGCCCCGACGGTCTCACGTACACCTTCGTGATCCGGGACGGCGTCACCTACAGCGACGGCACCGCCGTCGACGCCACGAGCGTCGCGAAGAACCTGAACTGGCAGTCGACCGGCGACGAGGCGAAGGGCACGACCCCGAACGCGCAGTTCCCGCCCGGTCTCGTCGCGACGCCGGACGACGCGACCAGCACCGTCACCGTCGTCCTCGCCGCACCCTACGCGCCCTTCCTCAACGTGCTCACCGGGTGGGGATCCGGGCTCGTCGCCGACGCCACGATCGACGCGAGCAAGGAGGAGCAGTCGAAGTTCGTGAACCTCATCGGCTCGGGCCCCTTCGTCGTCGCCTCCGAGACCTACGGCAAGGAGATCGTGCTCGACCGTCGTGAGGGGTACGCCTGGGCCCCGCCGTCCTCCCCGAACCAGGGCGAGGCGCACCTCGCCTCGGTCACGGTCATCCCCGTGCAGGAGGACAGCGTCCGGCTCGGCACCCTGAAGTCGGGCGAGGCCGACGTCATCCGCTACGTCCAGCCGAGCGAGGAGCAGGGGCTCGTCGACGCCGGCTACGACATCGTGTCCAAGACGGGTGTCGGTCTCAGCAACCAGTGGTTCCTCCGCAGCCAGGCTCCGTTCCTCGACGACGTCGACGTCCGCAAGGCGCTGCTGCACGCGATCGACCGTGAGCAGATCATCGAGACGCAGTACACCGACAGCTGGACGCCCGCGACGTCGGTCCTGTCGCCGGGCACCTTCGGCTACGTCGACGAATCGGCGAAGTTCGCCTACGACCCGGATGCGGCGAACCGCCTCCTCGACGGAGCCGGCTGGACCGAGCGCGACGCGGACGGCTACCGCACCAAGGGCGGCGAGCGGCTCACGGTGAAGACCTACATCGACGTCTACGACAACACGGCGAAGAGCCTCTTCCAGCAGATCCAGAACCAGTTCAAGGACGTCGGGATCGAGCTGTCGCTCAACGAGCTCGACTACTCCACCTACTGGGCGACCGCGTTCGCGGACCCGGAGGTCGGGGCGCTCCGGGTCGGTTGGCCGCACCCTGACCCCTCGAAGGGCCTCAGCGAGTACTACAGCAAGGACGGCTCAGACCTCCTCGGTCTCGCCGGCTCCGACACGACCCTGCAGTCGCTGCTCGACGCGCAGAACGCCGCGACCGACGACGACACCCGCGCGGCGATCCTCGGTCAGATCCAGGACCACCTGATCGACCAGGCCTACGTCGTCCCGATCCTCAACGACAGCCAGGTGTTCGTCACCCAGCATCGGGTGAAGGGCTTCTCCCTCACCGACGGCGCCCTGCCGGAGTTCTACAACACCTCGATCGAGGACTGA
- a CDS encoding ABC transporter ATP-binding protein: MNQAALQHSSLHVVDAAPVPLLVDGLAVGYRTRGSRGPTDTVRDVSFQVGRGETVSLVGQSGSGKSTIARAVAGLLPGNGSVTAGRVAVAGHEVADFSRKQWRPLRGSTLGFIPQDPLSSLDPLQRIGVQIAQAVQVAGDTPRSEVPARVIELLEHVGIRQASARVRSYPHELSGGQLQRVLIAIAIAARPKLLIADEPTSALDGTVQRRILDLLDGLRQELGLGILFITHDLALAQERSDAIVVLQDGNVRESGPAEEVLLAPQHPYTVALLSDSPASSPLRYRERVRAAAEQVQVEQRGGTIVPPAVVEVSHVSKRYGRDPQTPPALDEASLMLRPRSIHALVGESGSGKSTLARIVAGLTSFDDGSVRVAGRELSRDNAVANPFARDLQLVYQNPLSAVDPRYTVGQIIEEPLRIHGVRSADERRRRVATILDQVALPASALGRRAREVSGGQRQRVALARTLVLAPSVLVLDEPTSALDVSVQAQIVELLLDLRDEHALSYLFISHDLGLVRQIADEVTVLSTGRVVESGPASAVLGHPQHAYTRELLDAVPRFDVERLDPSRFEAVG; the protein is encoded by the coding sequence ATGAACCAGGCAGCCCTGCAGCACAGCTCACTCCACGTCGTCGACGCGGCTCCGGTGCCGTTGCTCGTCGACGGGCTCGCCGTCGGGTACCGGACGCGTGGCTCGAGGGGGCCGACTGACACGGTGCGCGACGTGTCCTTCCAGGTCGGCCGCGGCGAGACGGTGTCGCTCGTGGGTCAGTCCGGTTCGGGGAAGAGCACGATCGCCCGGGCGGTCGCGGGACTCCTCCCGGGCAACGGCTCGGTCACCGCCGGTCGGGTCGCGGTCGCCGGACACGAGGTCGCCGACTTCTCCCGGAAGCAGTGGCGCCCCCTGCGCGGCTCGACGCTCGGTTTCATCCCGCAGGATCCGCTGAGTTCACTCGACCCGCTGCAGCGGATCGGCGTGCAGATCGCCCAGGCGGTCCAGGTGGCGGGCGACACCCCGCGCTCGGAGGTCCCCGCGCGCGTGATCGAGTTGCTCGAGCACGTGGGCATCCGTCAGGCCTCGGCCCGCGTGCGGTCCTACCCGCACGAGCTCTCCGGCGGGCAGTTGCAGCGGGTGCTCATCGCGATCGCCATCGCGGCGAGGCCCAAGCTGCTCATCGCCGACGAACCGACGTCCGCGCTCGACGGGACCGTCCAGCGGCGCATCCTCGACCTCCTCGACGGCCTCCGGCAGGAGCTCGGGCTCGGGATCCTTTTCATCACCCACGACCTGGCGCTGGCGCAGGAGCGCAGCGACGCGATCGTGGTCCTGCAGGACGGGAACGTCCGTGAATCGGGCCCGGCCGAGGAGGTGCTGCTTGCACCGCAGCACCCCTACACGGTCGCGCTGCTCTCCGACTCGCCCGCGTCGTCGCCGCTGCGCTACCGGGAACGCGTCCGCGCTGCGGCCGAGCAGGTGCAGGTGGAGCAGCGCGGCGGGACGATCGTGCCACCCGCCGTGGTCGAGGTGTCGCACGTGTCGAAACGGTACGGGCGCGATCCCCAGACGCCGCCCGCACTCGACGAGGCTTCGCTCATGCTCCGCCCGCGCTCGATCCACGCGCTCGTGGGCGAGTCCGGGTCGGGCAAATCGACACTCGCCCGCATCGTCGCCGGGCTCACGTCCTTCGACGACGGGTCGGTGCGGGTGGCCGGCCGGGAGCTGTCACGGGACAACGCCGTCGCCAACCCATTCGCGCGCGACCTCCAGTTGGTCTACCAGAACCCGCTCTCGGCGGTCGATCCGCGGTACACCGTCGGACAGATCATCGAGGAGCCCCTGCGGATCCACGGGGTGCGGAGCGCCGACGAACGCCGGCGCCGCGTCGCGACCATCCTCGATCAGGTCGCCCTCCCCGCGAGTGCGCTGGGGCGTCGTGCACGGGAGGTGTCGGGCGGCCAGCGCCAACGGGTCGCGCTCGCGAGGACGCTCGTCCTCGCGCCGTCGGTCCTCGTCCTCGACGAGCCCACCTCGGCGCTCGACGTCTCGGTGCAGGCGCAGATCGTCGAACTGCTCCTCGACCTCCGGGACGAGCACGCGCTCAGCTACCTGTTCATCTCGCACGACCTCGGTCTCGTCCGGCAGATCGCCGACGAGGTGACGGTGCTGTCGACCGGGCGCGTCGTCGAGTCGGGTCCGGCCTCGGCCGTCCTCGGGCATCCGCAGCACGCGTACACTCGGGAGCTGCTCGACGCGGTGCCGCGGTTCGACGTCGAGCGGCTCGATCCGAGCCGGTTCGAGGCCGTCGGATGA
- a CDS encoding NtaA/DmoA family FMN-dependent monooxygenase (This protein belongs to a clade of FMN-dependent monooxygenases, within a broader family of flavin-dependent oxidoreductases, the luciferase-like monooxygenase (LMM) family, some of whose members use coenzyme F420 rather than FMN.), whose product MLRRPGPDGPIAAPPEESIISEQSSPTRSSPKQLILNLFEMNCVSHITHGLWRLPDNRRDQYTYIRYWTTLARTAEAGGFDAIFIADVVGAYDVFRGGPADALREGLQIPNNDPLLVVPAMAAVTEHLGFGITFSTSYEPPFAFARRMSTLDHLTNGRVAWNIVTSYLPNAARNFGLVEEIPHDERFAIAEEYLDVLYKLWEGSWDDDAVIRDREAGVYSDPDKVRYIDHVGRYFQVAGPHLSEPSAQRTPLLYTATASPAGIAFAGRHAEAVFTGVRGPGGAGPLLERFRAAAADNGRDGAALKIVVQAAVIVARTQEEAEAKAAQYREHASIVGRFVHAGLPFDPLAHPEDRTVAEALAAEGVPADALPPQVTAGTVGEFIVRVGSDLERDFFAVGTPEVVADEIERWLDEVGIDGINLRQYHSLDTLTDFVELVVPELRRRGRLRDAYRPGETLRERLTGGAARLPDDHPAARYRGGRNLGDQHERALDGHTASSREPAGNLS is encoded by the coding sequence GTGCTGAGGCGGCCCGGTCCGGACGGACCGATCGCCGCTCCACCGGAGGAGTCGATCATCAGCGAACAGTCCAGCCCGACGCGGTCCAGCCCCAAGCAGCTCATCCTCAACCTGTTCGAGATGAACTGCGTGAGCCACATCACCCACGGCCTCTGGCGCCTGCCGGACAACCGACGCGACCAGTACACCTACATCCGGTACTGGACGACACTTGCCCGGACAGCGGAGGCGGGCGGGTTCGACGCGATCTTCATCGCGGACGTGGTCGGCGCCTACGACGTCTTCCGCGGCGGCCCGGCCGACGCCCTGCGTGAGGGCCTGCAGATCCCCAACAACGACCCGCTGCTCGTCGTCCCCGCGATGGCCGCCGTGACCGAGCACCTCGGCTTCGGCATCACCTTCTCGACGAGCTACGAGCCGCCGTTCGCCTTCGCGCGTCGCATGAGCACCCTCGACCACCTGACGAACGGCCGCGTCGCGTGGAACATCGTCACCTCCTACCTGCCGAACGCCGCACGGAACTTCGGCCTCGTCGAGGAGATCCCGCACGACGAACGGTTCGCGATCGCCGAGGAATACCTGGACGTCCTCTACAAGCTCTGGGAGGGGTCCTGGGACGACGACGCCGTCATCCGTGACCGGGAGGCCGGCGTCTACTCCGACCCCGACAAGGTGCGGTACATCGATCACGTCGGGCGCTATTTCCAGGTCGCCGGACCGCACCTGTCCGAGCCGAGCGCCCAACGGACACCGCTGCTCTACACCGCGACCGCCTCCCCGGCCGGCATCGCGTTCGCCGGACGGCACGCCGAGGCCGTGTTCACGGGCGTGCGGGGTCCAGGTGGTGCAGGCCCCCTCCTGGAGCGGTTCCGTGCGGCAGCGGCCGACAACGGACGCGACGGGGCCGCGCTGAAGATCGTCGTCCAGGCGGCCGTCATCGTCGCGCGGACGCAGGAGGAGGCCGAGGCCAAGGCCGCGCAGTACCGCGAGCATGCGAGTATCGTCGGTCGGTTCGTGCACGCCGGGCTGCCGTTCGACCCGCTGGCGCACCCGGAGGACCGGACCGTCGCCGAGGCGCTCGCCGCAGAGGGGGTCCCGGCGGACGCCCTGCCGCCGCAGGTGACGGCCGGCACCGTCGGCGAGTTCATCGTGCGGGTCGGCAGCGACCTCGAACGGGACTTCTTCGCTGTCGGCACCCCCGAGGTCGTCGCCGACGAGATCGAGCGATGGTTGGACGAGGTCGGTATCGACGGGATCAACCTGCGGCAGTACCACAGCCTCGACACGCTCACCGATTTCGTCGAACTCGTCGTGCCGGAGCTGCGTCGCCGAGGGCGGCTGCGCGACGCGTATCGACCGGGGGAGACGCTCCGCGAGCGCCTGACGGGCGGGGCGGCCCGGCTCCCCGACGACCACCCGGCCGCACGATATCGCGGAGGACGGAACCTCGGCGACCAGCACGAGAGGGCGCTCGACGGTCACACGGCGTCATCGAGGGAACCCGCGGGAAACCTGTCGTAA
- a CDS encoding SAM-dependent methyltransferase, which translates to MSRSFDDLVAEADAASVDGWDFSWLDGRASEARPSWRFSELLGRRLADVPSSLDLETGGGEVLDTAPVLPPLAAATESWPPNLARAAARLHPRGVVVVRTEEGAPLPFADDSFALVSSRHPVAVDWADVARVIAPGGGYLAQHVGPASVFELVEAFLGPQPEAVRRARHPDDEADGARAAGLEIVELRTERLRIEFHDVGAIVWFLRKVIWMVPGFTSARYLDRLQELHRSLQEDGPFVAHSSRILIEARKPGR; encoded by the coding sequence ATGTCACGATCGTTCGACGACCTCGTCGCCGAGGCCGACGCCGCCTCGGTCGACGGATGGGACTTCTCGTGGCTCGACGGCCGAGCCAGTGAGGCGCGCCCCTCCTGGCGGTTCTCGGAGCTGCTCGGGAGACGTCTGGCCGACGTCCCGTCCTCGCTCGACCTCGAGACCGGCGGGGGAGAGGTGCTCGACACGGCGCCGGTGCTTCCACCGCTCGCGGCCGCCACCGAGTCCTGGCCACCGAACCTCGCCCGAGCCGCCGCCCGCCTGCACCCGCGCGGGGTCGTCGTCGTTCGCACGGAGGAGGGTGCTCCACTGCCGTTCGCGGACGACTCGTTCGCGCTCGTGTCGAGCCGGCATCCCGTAGCTGTGGACTGGGCCGACGTGGCGCGGGTGATCGCGCCGGGAGGAGGCTACCTCGCCCAGCACGTCGGACCGGCGAGCGTGTTCGAACTCGTCGAGGCCTTCCTCGGCCCGCAGCCCGAAGCCGTCCGTCGAGCACGTCACCCTGATGACGAGGCCGACGGCGCCCGCGCCGCCGGACTCGAGATCGTGGAGCTGCGGACCGAACGGCTGCGGATCGAGTTCCACGACGTCGGTGCGATCGTCTGGTTCCTGCGCAAGGTGATCTGGATGGTGCCCGGATTCACCTCCGCGCGGTACCTCGACCGCCTGCAGGAGCTGCACCGTTCCCTGCAGGAGGACGGCCCGTTCGTCGCGCACTCCTCCCGAATCCTCATCGAGGCCCGCAAGCCCGGCCGGTGA
- a CDS encoding ABC transporter permease — protein MSLRLQADRDVTAADDGPDAFRRLLGRLGVADVLAIIVVGLVLVSVIAPGLLTPYDPLEPDDANALAAPSVAHWFGTDSLGRDLLSRVIHGTGRTLLGSAVAVLIGLGAGTVLGLVAASFGGLVDAVISRIVDVLLSIPGLLLAMVVVVALGFGTLNAAVAVGISSIAAFTRIMRSEVLTVKDLPFVEASHHLGGSRAYVLAKHVFPNSYSAVLSLTALQFGLAIIWISSLSFLGYGAPPPDPEWGLLVSEGRQYVVSSPWLVVVPGLVIAVTVLAISRLSQLTRERTTA, from the coding sequence ATGAGCCTCCGACTCCAAGCGGACCGCGACGTCACCGCGGCCGACGACGGACCGGACGCGTTCCGTCGACTCCTCGGCCGCCTCGGGGTCGCGGACGTCCTGGCGATCATCGTCGTCGGTCTCGTCCTCGTGTCCGTGATCGCACCCGGCCTCCTCACGCCGTACGACCCGCTCGAGCCCGACGACGCCAACGCGCTCGCCGCACCATCGGTCGCGCACTGGTTCGGAACCGACTCCCTCGGTCGCGACCTGCTGTCGCGGGTGATCCACGGCACCGGTCGGACCCTGCTCGGCTCGGCGGTCGCCGTCCTCATCGGTCTCGGCGCCGGCACGGTCCTCGGGCTCGTCGCCGCGTCGTTCGGCGGTCTCGTCGACGCCGTCATCAGCCGGATCGTCGACGTGCTGCTCTCGATCCCCGGGCTGCTCCTCGCGATGGTCGTCGTCGTGGCGCTCGGCTTCGGCACCCTGAACGCGGCCGTCGCCGTGGGGATCTCCTCGATCGCGGCGTTCACCAGGATCATGCGCTCCGAGGTGCTGACGGTGAAGGACCTGCCGTTCGTCGAGGCGAGTCACCATCTCGGCGGTTCGCGGGCGTACGTCCTCGCGAAGCACGTCTTCCCGAACTCGTACTCCGCGGTGCTGTCGCTCACGGCCCTCCAGTTCGGCCTCGCCATCATCTGGATCTCCTCGCTCAGCTTCCTCGGGTACGGAGCCCCACCGCCCGACCCGGAGTGGGGCCTGCTCGTCTCCGAGGGTCGTCAGTACGTCGTGTCCTCGCCGTGGCTCGTCGTCGTCCCGGGCCTCGTGATCGCCGTCACCGTGCTCGCCATCAGCCGTCTCAGCCAGCTCACCCGCGAGAGGACCACCGCATGA
- a CDS encoding amidase encodes MAELHELTALEQWQALQRDEVSPTELARHYLDRIERLDDAIGAFTSVAAGSLAERVEAVEALPRTAPLWGLPIGDKDLVSRAGQPVRFGSRLTAEVVATTDDELVGVLDRAGAVSLGKTATPEFGLYGYTEPLDGVPTRNPWALDRGAAGSSGGAAAAVAARLLPFAPGSDGGGSVRIPAAACGLVGLKPTRGLVPAGSGVDRLAGLVVPGPIARTVADAALLLDAMIERVHGRIDHHFTLRAPDADDGPLLGHAVRGEGRFQLAVLDGSPWDSAFELAVDPEARAAVDVATRAFTAMGHGLEELTLRDAERYPTDFTTIWQASAAGVPASSEAELALLEPITRSLVERGRALPATRLMETLASLHRFERSVLAQFAPFDAIITPALAQTPRPVGWYDQDSPELNFEQQVRYAPHTSFVNATGLPAITLPVHETSEGLPMGVQLIGRPGGEATLLALGAQLERRLRWQDRVPSVAR; translated from the coding sequence ATGGCGGAACTCCACGAGCTGACGGCGCTCGAGCAGTGGCAGGCGTTGCAGCGGGACGAGGTCTCACCGACGGAGCTCGCCCGGCACTACCTCGACCGCATCGAGCGCCTCGACGACGCGATCGGCGCCTTCACCTCGGTCGCCGCCGGATCGCTCGCCGAACGCGTGGAGGCGGTCGAGGCACTTCCTCGGACCGCACCGCTCTGGGGACTCCCGATCGGCGACAAGGACCTCGTGTCCCGTGCCGGTCAGCCCGTCCGCTTCGGGTCACGGCTCACCGCGGAGGTCGTGGCGACGACCGACGACGAGCTGGTCGGCGTCCTCGACCGGGCCGGAGCGGTGAGCCTCGGGAAGACCGCGACCCCGGAGTTCGGGCTCTACGGCTACACGGAGCCGCTCGACGGGGTGCCGACGCGGAACCCGTGGGCCCTCGACCGCGGAGCGGCGGGGTCGAGTGGCGGGGCCGCCGCCGCCGTCGCCGCGCGGCTCCTCCCGTTCGCCCCCGGCTCCGACGGTGGCGGCTCCGTCCGCATCCCGGCGGCCGCCTGCGGGCTCGTCGGCCTGAAGCCCACGCGGGGGCTCGTCCCCGCGGGCTCCGGTGTCGACCGACTCGCCGGCCTCGTCGTCCCCGGGCCGATCGCCCGGACCGTCGCCGACGCGGCGCTCCTGCTCGACGCGATGATCGAGCGCGTGCACGGACGCATCGACCATCACTTCACGCTGCGAGCACCCGACGCCGATGACGGACCCCTGCTCGGGCACGCCGTGCGCGGCGAGGGCCGGTTCCAGTTGGCGGTCCTCGACGGCTCACCCTGGGACAGCGCCTTCGAGCTGGCGGTGGACCCGGAGGCCCGCGCCGCCGTCGACGTCGCCACCCGGGCGTTCACCGCGATGGGGCACGGCTTGGAGGAGCTCACTCTTCGCGACGCCGAACGGTACCCGACCGACTTCACGACGATCTGGCAGGCCTCAGCGGCCGGTGTCCCGGCGTCCTCGGAGGCGGAGCTGGCGCTCCTCGAACCCATCACGAGGTCCCTCGTCGAGCGCGGTCGGGCGCTGCCGGCGACCCGGCTCATGGAGACGCTCGCCAGTCTCCACCGGTTCGAACGCAGCGTCCTCGCGCAGTTCGCGCCGTTCGACGCGATCATCACGCCGGCGCTCGCCCAGACACCACGGCCGGTCGGGTGGTACGACCAGGACTCGCCCGAGCTGAACTTCGAGCAGCAGGTGCGCTACGCGCCGCACACCTCCTTCGTGAACGCGACCGGCCTGCCGGCCATCACGCTCCCGGTGCACGAGACGTCCGAGGGGCTGCCGATGGGCGTCCAGCTGATCGGGCGTCCCGGAGGCGAGGCCACCCTGCTCGCCCTCGGTGCGCAACTGGAGCGGCGACTGCGTTGGCAGGACCGCGTCCCGTCCGTCGCCCGCTGA